AGAAGATATTCGGCAAAGACCCGTACAAAAATATCAACCCGGATGAAGCCGTAGCAGTCGGTGCTGCCGTGCAGGCAGGTGTGCTTACAGGCGAAGTGCACGATGTGTTGCTGCTGGATGTCACACCCCTTACCCTCGGTATAGAAACCCTGGGTGGCGTGGCAACTCCGCTCATAGAGCGTAACACGACCATACCTGTGAGAAAAAGCCAAATATTCTCTACAGCTGCTGACAGTCAGCCATCCGTGGAGATCCATGTGCTGCAGGGTGAGAGAGGTATAGCTTCTGCGAATAAGACCCTGGGACGATTCATCCTGGATGGTATCCCGCCAGCTCCAAGAGGGATTCCCCAGGTAGAAGTTACCTTTGACATAGATGCAAATGGTATACTTCATGTCAAGGCAAAGGACCTGGGTACGGGCAAGGAACAGTCCATATCTATCCAGAAGCCAGGCGGCCTGTCTGATGAAGAGATCAACAAGATGGTAAAGGATGCGGAACTTCATGCTGAGGAGGATCGTAAGCGTAAGGAGCAGATAGAGGTAAAGAACACTGGAGAATCCCTGGTGAACGCAGCCGAGAAGACCCTCAAGGAAGCAGGGGATTCTGTGACTGCAGATCAGAGGTCAAAAGTGGAAAGTGCCATCTCCGAACTTAAGGACGCTCTTCAGAAAGATGATGTTGAAGATATCAAGTCCAAGACAGAAGCTCTTCAAACTGCTATCTATGATATATCAGCTGCTATGTATCAAAAAGCACAGCAAGAAGCTGCTTCCGGGGCCGGGGCTTCTGAAGGTGCAGCTCCAAAGTCGGATTCCGGCGATGAAGTGGAAGATGCAGACTACGAAATAGTTGATGACGGCAAGAATTGAACTGTTTCAGAAACATTGGTATGTTCGATTTTTTGAACGTACCTTATTTATTTTATATTGACATACAGGGTCTCTCATGTCCACTACACGTGATTATTATGAGATCCTTGGAGTTACCAAGGAATCTACTGAAGCCGAGATAAAAAAGGCATACAGAAAGCTTGCAATGCAATATCATCCGGATAAGAACAAGGCTCCGGATGCAGAGGAGAAATTCAAGGAGATCTCAGAAGCTTATGCTGTGCTCTCGGATGAAGAAAAAAGGGCTCAGTACGATAAGTTTGGTCACGCTGGAATAGATGGACGCTATTCCCAGGAAGACATTTTCCGTGGTGCTGATTTCAGAGGTTTCGAAGACCTGGGCGATATCTTATCCAGTATATTCGGAGGCGGCTTTGGAGGATTTTCAGGCGATATATTCGGAGGCGGAAGGGGCAGGCGCAATGCTCCGATGAGAGGTTCTGACCTGCGTTATGATCTGGCCATATCTCTGGAAGAGGCGGCCAATGGCGTGGAAACTACCATCAATGTCCCAAGGGCCGAGAACTGTGAAACTTGCGGGGGGACCGGTGCAAAGGTAGGTACTAACCCAATAACATGTCCTGCATGTCATGGCTCCGGACAGATCACCAGTGCACGCAATACTCCTTTTGGCCGTTTCATGAGTACGACTGTCTGTAATAAATGTAATGGTAATGGCCAGATAATAGAGGATCCTTGTCCTGCATGTAAAGGCACGGGTAAGATCAAGAAAGTAAAGAAACTTTCTGTGAAGTTACCAAAGGGTGCTGATAACGGGCTACGCCTGAAGATCAGAGGAGAAGGTGAAGCAGGAAGTTCTGGAGCACCATCAGGAGATCTTTATGTAATGGTGCACGTGCAACCTCATAAGACCTTCGAGCGCATAGGAGATGATATTCTCTACGAGCTGCCAATTTCATTTGCACAGGCGGCTTTGGGTGATGAGGTACCTGTTCCCACACTCTACGGAAATGTGAAGATGACCATTAGACCCGGAACGCAGACACATTCTGTTCTGCGACTCAAAGGTAAAGGCGTACCGCATTTACATGGAAGTGGCGAGGGTGACCAGCTTGTCAAGGTTATCGTGCAGATACCAAAGAACCTGAACTCTGAGCAGAAAGAGTTACTTCGTAAGTTCGATGAGATTGATAAGAAGAGTGGTGGAAAAAGCAAGCATTCTGGCATATTTGAGAAAGTAAAGGATGCTTTTAATCCATAGTTTTGGCTGTTTTTGATGGTCTAATATTTTTATCTTCTTTTTTTAGTAAAATTTAAAGCCAATGACACCATAAGAGCCTATTCTTCAGATGCACGTACTTTTATATGAACCGTGCAATATAAATCTAAAGGGATCTCATGAAAGCTGTTATTATAGGTGCAGGGGAAGTAGGCTATCATATAGCAAAATCACTGTATGCTACTAATGATGTAATAGTCATAGAACAGGATGAAGAGGCCTGCAAACGGGCCGATGAACTGGATGTTCAGGTCATTCAGGGTAATGGCGCGAATGCATCAATATTGTCCCAGGTTATTAAGGGGACTGACATCCTAATGGCTGTCACTGGTTCCGATGAGGTCAACATTGTAGCATGTATGGCTTCCAAGCTCATTATAGGAGATAAAAATAAGCTTAAGACAATGGCAAGAGTCAGTAATCCTGACTATATTGATAAACCAATAGCTAAACGCACCAGTATCGGTATCGATGTGATGATATGTCCTGAACTTACAATGGCCTCTGAAGTCGCACAGATACTTGCAATACCATCTGCCATTGATATTGAATCATTCGCAGAGGGAAAAGTGGAAATGATGGAATTGGTGGTTTCCAAAGAAAGTTATTTTGCCAATAAGATGATGAAAGACCTGCATCTTGCTGATTGTTGCATAGTAAGTGCTATTTTTCGTAAAGACGATGTGATCATTCCCCATGGCGGGGATTCCATACAGGAGAACGATCATATAGTTGTTATCGGCCAACCTTCTGCAATGAAGGACATAAGGGGACTTTTGGGAGAGGTCGTTGGCAGACGCAGTAAGGTCATGATCATAGGTGGAGGCATAGTTGGTTTTTATCTTGCGAAGCTCATCGGTAAAAGTGAGGCAGATATTAAGATCATTGAATCCCGTAAGGATCGCTGTGAAGAAATAGCAGACGAACTTTCGGGGGTTCTTGTATTGAATGGTGACGGAACGGATATCAATCTGCTGAAGGATGAGGGAATCAATGAGATGGACGTGGTCGTTTCTGTCACGGATAGTGATGAAAAGAACCTTTTGTGTTCTTTGATAGCCAAAAAACTGGGTGTTAAGAAAGTTATTGCCAGGTCGGACAGATCTGATTACATCTCTCTGTTTGAAATGGTCGGGGTGGACAGTGCAGTAAGTCCCAGGGAAGCAACAGTCAACGAGGTGCTTAAACTCACCATGGGAAAAGGAATTGAGGCTATCACTACTATAGAAGGACAAAAAGCTGAGATCATCGAATATACTGCTTCGAGCAAGTCAAAGATAGTAGGTAAACCGTTGCGTGATGTAAAATTCCCTGCTGGTGCCATTGTTAGTATGATAGTGCACAAGGGAAGAACCATAGTCCCCCGTGGCAGTCATGTTATCGAGGAAAATGACAGGGTAGTAGTTTTCGCTCTTCCCACTGCTCTGGAAGCTGTGGAAAAACTTTTCAAATAAGAAAGGTGGAACATGAACCAAAAGGTCATACTCAGCGTATTGGGAACTCTTCTGCGTTTCCTGGGAATGATGATGATAGTTCCCCTGCTCGTGGCTTTTTATTATCATGAATCTCCTCTTCCTTTTCTTATCGGTATAGGTTTAACAGAGATCACAGGCATCTATCTCTGGTCATCTTATAAGTCAGACGACGACTGGAAGCTCAGAGAAGCTTTTGCTATAGTAGCCTTTAGCTGGCTGGCAGCTATGTTTTTTGGTGCTATCCCATTCATTGTCGAGGGTATATCTCCCCTTAACGCTTTTTTTGAAACTATGTCGGGTTTTACAACTACAGGTTCATCTATTCTTGATAACATAGAAAGCCATTCTAAAAGCATTCTTTTCTGGCGCAGCATGATTATTTGGGTAGGTGGGATGGGTATTATCGTCTTGTTTGTTGCAATTCTTCCTAAATTAGCTATTGCAGGCAGGCAGCTTGTCCGTGCTGAAGCTCCCGGCCCTACTGAGGACAAGATAAAACCCAGGATAAGGGATACAGCCAAGATCCTCTGGATGGTATATGTAGTGCTATCAGCCTTGGAAGTTGCAGCTTTACATCTGGCTGGCATGTCAACCTATGATGCTGTTACGCATATGTTTGCTTCCATGGGCACTGGAGGTTTTTCTCCTTATGGTCGGGGGATTGAAGCTTTTAACAGTCCTTTGATAGAAGCTATACTTATACTATTCATGTTCATTGCAGGAGCAAATTTTGCACTGCTGTACAGGACACTTTATGTGAATCATAAAATAATCTTCAAAGATGAAGAATTCAAGTTCTACACTGCAGTTGTTGTTGTGGCCACTGCTGTGCTGATCCTTGCATTGAGGCGAGATATAGGTGCAGATCCCTTTACTTGTCTGCGTTATGCTTTGTTCCAGGTGGTATCTCTCCTCACAACTACTGGTTTTGCTAATACGGATTTTAATTTGTGGCCTGACTCTTCGAGAATCGTGTTATTACTTGTAATGTTCATCGGAGGGTGTGCCGGATCAACTGCCGGTGGTCCAAAAGCAATAAGGATTCTATTGTTATTGAAGTATGCCAGATGGGAACTGTTCAGGTCCGTTCATCCAAAAGCAGTAAAACCTATCAAGTTCAATGGAAAAACAGTTCCAGAAAACACTATGCAGGAAATCATATCCTTTGTGGTTATTTATTTCCTCGTATTTATAGCAAGTACATTCTGTATCTCTATTATGGGCGTAGATATTCTCACTTCTATCACCGCATCCATTACAACTCTGGGTAACATTGGTCCTGGATTCAATCTTGTTGGACCAATGGCAAGTTTCAACGGTATGCCTGCACTAGCTAAAGTGATAATGATAGCGAATATGTGGATAGGCAGACTTG
This DNA window, taken from Methanomethylovorans hollandica DSM 15978, encodes the following:
- the dnaJ gene encoding molecular chaperone DnaJ, which gives rise to MSTTRDYYEILGVTKESTEAEIKKAYRKLAMQYHPDKNKAPDAEEKFKEISEAYAVLSDEEKRAQYDKFGHAGIDGRYSQEDIFRGADFRGFEDLGDILSSIFGGGFGGFSGDIFGGGRGRRNAPMRGSDLRYDLAISLEEAANGVETTINVPRAENCETCGGTGAKVGTNPITCPACHGSGQITSARNTPFGRFMSTTVCNKCNGNGQIIEDPCPACKGTGKIKKVKKLSVKLPKGADNGLRLKIRGEGEAGSSGAPSGDLYVMVHVQPHKTFERIGDDILYELPISFAQAALGDEVPVPTLYGNVKMTIRPGTQTHSVLRLKGKGVPHLHGSGEGDQLVKVIVQIPKNLNSEQKELLRKFDEIDKKSGGKSKHSGIFEKVKDAFNP
- the trkA gene encoding Trk system potassium transporter TrkA; the encoded protein is MKAVIIGAGEVGYHIAKSLYATNDVIVIEQDEEACKRADELDVQVIQGNGANASILSQVIKGTDILMAVTGSDEVNIVACMASKLIIGDKNKLKTMARVSNPDYIDKPIAKRTSIGIDVMICPELTMASEVAQILAIPSAIDIESFAEGKVEMMELVVSKESYFANKMMKDLHLADCCIVSAIFRKDDVIIPHGGDSIQENDHIVVIGQPSAMKDIRGLLGEVVGRRSKVMIIGGGIVGFYLAKLIGKSEADIKIIESRKDRCEEIADELSGVLVLNGDGTDINLLKDEGINEMDVVVSVTDSDEKNLLCSLIAKKLGVKKVIARSDRSDYISLFEMVGVDSAVSPREATVNEVLKLTMGKGIEAITTIEGQKAEIIEYTASSKSKIVGKPLRDVKFPAGAIVSMIVHKGRTIVPRGSHVIEENDRVVVFALPTALEAVEKLFK
- a CDS encoding TrkH family potassium uptake protein; translation: MNQKVILSVLGTLLRFLGMMMIVPLLVAFYYHESPLPFLIGIGLTEITGIYLWSSYKSDDDWKLREAFAIVAFSWLAAMFFGAIPFIVEGISPLNAFFETMSGFTTTGSSILDNIESHSKSILFWRSMIIWVGGMGIIVLFVAILPKLAIAGRQLVRAEAPGPTEDKIKPRIRDTAKILWMVYVVLSALEVAALHLAGMSTYDAVTHMFASMGTGGFSPYGRGIEAFNSPLIEAILILFMFIAGANFALLYRTLYVNHKIIFKDEEFKFYTAVVVVATAVLILALRRDIGADPFTCLRYALFQVVSLLTTTGFANTDFNLWPDSSRIVLLLVMFIGGCAGSTAGGPKAIRILLLLKYARWELFRSVHPKAVKPIKFNGKTVPENTMQEIISFVVIYFLVFIASTFCISIMGVDILTSITASITTLGNIGPGFNLVGPMASFNGMPALAKVIMIANMWIGRLEVFTVIVMFTPEFWKK